A segment of the Streptomyces sp. XD-27 genome:
CTCGCTCGGCGAGATCGTGGTACGTCTCGAAGAAGAGCGCGCTCCGAAGACCGTGAAGAACTTCGTCGGGCTGGCCACCGGCAGGATCGACTGGAAAGACCCTGCCACCGGGGCCTCCATGAAGGGCACGCCCCTCTACGACGGGGTACGGTTCCACCGCGTCATCCCTGGTTTCATGATCCAGTGCGGTGATCCCCTCTCCCGCCATACCGACCAGGCCCTGCGGTGGGGCACCGGTGGGCCGGGTTACAAGTTCACCGACGAGTTTCACCCCGAGCTTCGTCACGACGGATCAGGCGTCTTGTCGATGGCCAACAGCGGGCCGAAC
Coding sequences within it:
- a CDS encoding peptidylprolyl isomerase; the encoded protein is MDFPEIDVPGSGALFARLSTSLGEIVVRLEEERAPKTVKNFVGLATGRIDWKDPATGASMKGTPLYDGVRFHRVIPGFMIQCGDPLSRHTDQALRWGTGGPGYKFTDEFHPELRHDGSGVLSMANSGPNSNGSQWFITDGPTPHLNGKHSVFGRIVRGQDVVACIANVATTRDRPNQDIMLTTVQLFRE